A window of Ranitomeya variabilis isolate aRanVar5 chromosome 2, aRanVar5.hap1, whole genome shotgun sequence contains these coding sequences:
- the RALGDS gene encoding ral guanine nucleotide dissociation stimulator isoform X8 — protein MMMLDLQSSTQEIGEEVDDGVIYSISLRKVQLHHAATKGQRWLGVSRVPSPMGTAEGGLAGPRDTTLESETALSLYETCKVRTIKAGTLEKLVEYLVSAFKGNDSTYVTIFLCTYRAFATTKQVLDLLLNKFGRLHPQLNGEHSHNSIDDRLELKNTISSILGAWLDQYSEDFRQTPDYVCLKQLIAYVRHNIPGSDLERRARNLLSQFQRQQISELEQDVVDHTSCTFRLVEESALLEGKPDFLSFQQDMVAEQFTVMDADLFKKVVPYHCLGCIWSQRDKKGKEHLAPTIRATVSQFNSVTNCVISTCLSDRSLKPQQRAKVVERWVEVARECRILKNFSSLRAILSALQCNAIHRLKKTWDEVSRENFRTFMELSEIFSDENNHSLSRELLIKEGTSKFATLDINPKRAQKRHQQQREMGVMQGTIPYLGTFLTDLVMLDTAMKDYLEGGLINFEKRRKEFEVIAQIKLLQSACNNYSFIPEEAFADWFHSVERLTEAESYSLSCEIEPLSESASNTLKAKKNTGIIKRWSDRQPPSSEPCTSVSSHSKSFDQLKCSPHLCGNDTADSVSVTSAGSSSSDVEEINISFVPESPDCQKKFWESTSLSSLDTSGIGSGSSSASSSSVSSTPVSASRTHKRSVSGISSYSSLSLPLYNQQIDDCCIIRVSLDVDNGNMYKSILVTSQDKTPVVIRKAMAKHNLDGERAEDYELVQIISEERELKIPDNANVFYAMNSGANYDFILKRRGFSKGVKIKHGSSSTLPRMKQKGLKIAKGIF, from the exons AGCTCCACGCAGGAGATCGGAGAAGAGGTGGATGATGGCGTTATCTACAGCATCTCCCTGCGGAAAGTGCAGCTCCACCACGCGGCCACTAAGGGGCAGCGATGGCTGGGGGTAAGCAGGGTACCATCCCCCATGGGCACGGCTGAAGGCGGGCTTGCTGGACCCCGGGACACCACG TTGGAGAGCGAGACGGCGCTGAGTCTGTACGAGACATGCAAGGTGCGGACCATCAAGGCGGGGACCCTGGAGAAGCTGGTGGAATACCTGGTCTCCGCGTTCAAGGGCAACGACTCCACCTACGTCACCATCTTCCTGTGCACCTACAGGGCGTTCGCAACCACTAAGCAGGTGCTGGACTTGCTGCTAAACAA GTTTGGGCGTCTTCACCCGCAGCTGAATGGCGAGCACTCCCACAACAGCATCGACGATCGGCTGGAGCTGAAGAA CACCATCTCCTCCATCCTGGGAGCCTGGCTGGATCAGTACTCTGAAGATTTTCGGCAAACCCCGGATTACGTGTGTCTCAAGCAGCTGATCGCATACGTACGGCACAACATCCCCGGCTCAGACCTGGAGCGCAGAGCTCGCAATCTACTGTCACAGTTCCAGAGGCAGCAGATCAGCGAGCTGGAGCAGGACG TCGTGGACCACACAAGCTGCACGTTCCGCCTCGTGGAAGAGAGCGCCCTCCTGGAGGGGAAGCCGGACTTCTTGTCCTTCCAACAGGACATGGTGGCCGAACAGTTTACAGTCATGGACGCT GACCTCTTTAAGAAGGTGGTGCCATATCACTGCCTGGGTTGTATCTGGTCCCAGAGGGATAAGAAAGGCAAAGAGCACCTGGCGCCCACTATCCGTGCCACCGTCTCGCAGTTCAATAGCGTCACTAACTGCGTCATCTCCACGTGCCTGAGTGACCGCTCACTGAAGCCGCAGCAGAGGGCGAAGGTGGTGGAGCGCTGGGTGGAGGTGGCCCGG GAATGTCGCATCCTGAAGAACTTCTCGTCTCTCCGCGCCATTCTGTCTGCGCTCCAGTGTAACGCCATCCACAGGCTTAAGAAGACGTGGGACGAGGTGTCGCG GGAGAACTTCAGGACGTTCATGGAACTTTCCGAAATCTTCTCCGACGAGAACAACCACTCGTTAAGCCGCGAGCTGCTGATTAAG gagggAACTTCTAAATTTGCAACCCTGGATATTAATCCAAAGAGGGCACAGAAGAGACACCAACAGCAAAGAGAGATG GGAGTCATGCAAGGAACCATTCCTTACCTCGGCACTTTCCTTACTGACCTGGTGATGCTGGACACGGCCATGAAGGACTACTTAGAG GGAGGCCTGATAAACTTTGAGAAGAGACGGAAG GAGTTCGAGGTGATCGCACAGATAAAGCTGCTGCAGTCGGCCTGTAACAACTACAGTTTTATCCCAGAGGAGGCGTTTGCGGACTGGTTTCACAGCGTGGAGCGGCTGACCGAAGCAGAGAG CTACAGCCTGTCCTGTGAGATTGAACCTTTATCTGAATCCGCGAGCAACACTCTAAAGGCCAAGAAAAACACGGGGATCATCAAACGATGGAGCGA CCGTCAGCCTCCCAGCTCCGAGCCCTGCACCAGCGTCAGTTCTCACTCCAAGTCATTCGATCAGCTGAAATGCAGCCCGCACCTCTGCGGAAACGACACCGCCGACTCTGTCAGTGTAACGTCCGCTGGATCAAGCAGCTCCGACGTGGAGGAGATAAACATCAGCTTCGTGCCCGAGTCCCCGGATTGCCAGAAGAAG TTCTGGGAATCAACGTCGCTTTCATCTCTGGACACGTCGGGCATCGGCTCCGGGTCCAGCAGCGCTTCCTCGTCGTCCGTCTCCTCTACGCCTGTCTCGGCCTCTCGGACGCACAAGCGCTCGGTCTCCGGGATCTCCAGTTACTCGTCACTTTCTCTTCCCCTCTACAACCAGCAGATCGATGATTGCTGCATCATCCGGGTCAGCCTGGACGTGGACAATGGCAACATGTACAAGAGCATCCTG GTAACAAGTCAGGACAAAACCCCCGTGGTGATCCGCAAAGCAATGGCCAAACACAACTTGGACGGGGAGCGGGCAGAGGACTACGAGCTGGTCCAGATCATTTCTGAGGAGAGAG AGCTGAAGATCCCAGATAACGCCAACGTCTTCTACGCAATGAACTCAGGAGCCAACTACGACTTTATACTAAAAAGACGCGGCTTTTCCAAAGGGGTAAAAATCAAGCACGGCTCCAGCTCTACACTGCCCCGGATGAAGCAGAAAGGACTCAAGATAGCCAAGGGCATCTTCTGA
- the RALGDS gene encoding ral guanine nucleotide dissociation stimulator isoform X2, whose protein sequence is MIFLMLLEPHHDNTSTPEKMFDGSRKMRSLWDGVKLEVAGDSSPVVLSSFTQLDPDLPPLESSTQEIGEEVDDGVIYSISLRKVQLHHAATKGQRWLGVSRVPSPMGTAEGGLAGPRDTTLESETALSLYETCKVRTIKAGTLEKLVEYLVSAFKGNDSTYVTIFLCTYRAFATTKQVLDLLLNKFGRLHPQLNGEHSHNSIDDRLELKNTISSILGAWLDQYSEDFRQTPDYVCLKQLIAYVRHNIPGSDLERRARNLLSQFQRQQISELEQDVVDHTSCTFRLVEESALLEGKPDFLSFQQDMVAEQFTVMDADLFKKVVPYHCLGCIWSQRDKKGKEHLAPTIRATVSQFNSVTNCVISTCLSDRSLKPQQRAKVVERWVEVARECRILKNFSSLRAILSALQCNAIHRLKKTWDEVSRENFRTFMELSEIFSDENNHSLSRELLIKEGTSKFATLDINPKRAQKRHQQQREMGVMQGTIPYLGTFLTDLVMLDTAMKDYLEGGLINFEKRRKEFEVIAQIKLLQSACNNYSFIPEEAFADWFHSVERLTEAESYSLSCEIEPLSESASNTLKAKKNTGIIKRWSDRQPPSSEPCTSVSSHSKSFDQLKCSPHLCGNDTADSVSVTSAGSSSSDVEEINISFVPESPDCQKKFWESTSLSSLDTSGIGSGSSSASSSSVSSTPVSASRTHKRSVSGISSYSSLSLPLYNQQIDDCCIIRVSLDVDNGNMYKSILVTSQDKTPVVIRKAMAKHNLDGERAEDYELVQIISEERELKIPDNANVFYAMNSGANYDFILKRRGFSKGVKIKHGSSSTLPRMKQKGLKIAKGIF, encoded by the exons AGCTCCACGCAGGAGATCGGAGAAGAGGTGGATGATGGCGTTATCTACAGCATCTCCCTGCGGAAAGTGCAGCTCCACCACGCGGCCACTAAGGGGCAGCGATGGCTGGGGGTAAGCAGGGTACCATCCCCCATGGGCACGGCTGAAGGCGGGCTTGCTGGACCCCGGGACACCACG TTGGAGAGCGAGACGGCGCTGAGTCTGTACGAGACATGCAAGGTGCGGACCATCAAGGCGGGGACCCTGGAGAAGCTGGTGGAATACCTGGTCTCCGCGTTCAAGGGCAACGACTCCACCTACGTCACCATCTTCCTGTGCACCTACAGGGCGTTCGCAACCACTAAGCAGGTGCTGGACTTGCTGCTAAACAA GTTTGGGCGTCTTCACCCGCAGCTGAATGGCGAGCACTCCCACAACAGCATCGACGATCGGCTGGAGCTGAAGAA CACCATCTCCTCCATCCTGGGAGCCTGGCTGGATCAGTACTCTGAAGATTTTCGGCAAACCCCGGATTACGTGTGTCTCAAGCAGCTGATCGCATACGTACGGCACAACATCCCCGGCTCAGACCTGGAGCGCAGAGCTCGCAATCTACTGTCACAGTTCCAGAGGCAGCAGATCAGCGAGCTGGAGCAGGACG TCGTGGACCACACAAGCTGCACGTTCCGCCTCGTGGAAGAGAGCGCCCTCCTGGAGGGGAAGCCGGACTTCTTGTCCTTCCAACAGGACATGGTGGCCGAACAGTTTACAGTCATGGACGCT GACCTCTTTAAGAAGGTGGTGCCATATCACTGCCTGGGTTGTATCTGGTCCCAGAGGGATAAGAAAGGCAAAGAGCACCTGGCGCCCACTATCCGTGCCACCGTCTCGCAGTTCAATAGCGTCACTAACTGCGTCATCTCCACGTGCCTGAGTGACCGCTCACTGAAGCCGCAGCAGAGGGCGAAGGTGGTGGAGCGCTGGGTGGAGGTGGCCCGG GAATGTCGCATCCTGAAGAACTTCTCGTCTCTCCGCGCCATTCTGTCTGCGCTCCAGTGTAACGCCATCCACAGGCTTAAGAAGACGTGGGACGAGGTGTCGCG GGAGAACTTCAGGACGTTCATGGAACTTTCCGAAATCTTCTCCGACGAGAACAACCACTCGTTAAGCCGCGAGCTGCTGATTAAG gagggAACTTCTAAATTTGCAACCCTGGATATTAATCCAAAGAGGGCACAGAAGAGACACCAACAGCAAAGAGAGATG GGAGTCATGCAAGGAACCATTCCTTACCTCGGCACTTTCCTTACTGACCTGGTGATGCTGGACACGGCCATGAAGGACTACTTAGAG GGAGGCCTGATAAACTTTGAGAAGAGACGGAAG GAGTTCGAGGTGATCGCACAGATAAAGCTGCTGCAGTCGGCCTGTAACAACTACAGTTTTATCCCAGAGGAGGCGTTTGCGGACTGGTTTCACAGCGTGGAGCGGCTGACCGAAGCAGAGAG CTACAGCCTGTCCTGTGAGATTGAACCTTTATCTGAATCCGCGAGCAACACTCTAAAGGCCAAGAAAAACACGGGGATCATCAAACGATGGAGCGA CCGTCAGCCTCCCAGCTCCGAGCCCTGCACCAGCGTCAGTTCTCACTCCAAGTCATTCGATCAGCTGAAATGCAGCCCGCACCTCTGCGGAAACGACACCGCCGACTCTGTCAGTGTAACGTCCGCTGGATCAAGCAGCTCCGACGTGGAGGAGATAAACATCAGCTTCGTGCCCGAGTCCCCGGATTGCCAGAAGAAG TTCTGGGAATCAACGTCGCTTTCATCTCTGGACACGTCGGGCATCGGCTCCGGGTCCAGCAGCGCTTCCTCGTCGTCCGTCTCCTCTACGCCTGTCTCGGCCTCTCGGACGCACAAGCGCTCGGTCTCCGGGATCTCCAGTTACTCGTCACTTTCTCTTCCCCTCTACAACCAGCAGATCGATGATTGCTGCATCATCCGGGTCAGCCTGGACGTGGACAATGGCAACATGTACAAGAGCATCCTG GTAACAAGTCAGGACAAAACCCCCGTGGTGATCCGCAAAGCAATGGCCAAACACAACTTGGACGGGGAGCGGGCAGAGGACTACGAGCTGGTCCAGATCATTTCTGAGGAGAGAG AGCTGAAGATCCCAGATAACGCCAACGTCTTCTACGCAATGAACTCAGGAGCCAACTACGACTTTATACTAAAAAGACGCGGCTTTTCCAAAGGGGTAAAAATCAAGCACGGCTCCAGCTCTACACTGCCCCGGATGAAGCAGAAAGGACTCAAGATAGCCAAGGGCATCTTCTGA
- the RALGDS gene encoding ral guanine nucleotide dissociation stimulator isoform X9, with the protein MKSSTQEIGEEVDDGVIYSISLRKVQLHHAATKGQRWLGVSRVPSPMGTAEGGLAGPRDTTLESETALSLYETCKVRTIKAGTLEKLVEYLVSAFKGNDSTYVTIFLCTYRAFATTKQVLDLLLNKFGRLHPQLNGEHSHNSIDDRLELKNTISSILGAWLDQYSEDFRQTPDYVCLKQLIAYVRHNIPGSDLERRARNLLSQFQRQQISELEQDVVDHTSCTFRLVEESALLEGKPDFLSFQQDMVAEQFTVMDADLFKKVVPYHCLGCIWSQRDKKGKEHLAPTIRATVSQFNSVTNCVISTCLSDRSLKPQQRAKVVERWVEVARECRILKNFSSLRAILSALQCNAIHRLKKTWDEVSRENFRTFMELSEIFSDENNHSLSRELLIKEGTSKFATLDINPKRAQKRHQQQREMGVMQGTIPYLGTFLTDLVMLDTAMKDYLEGGLINFEKRRKEFEVIAQIKLLQSACNNYSFIPEEAFADWFHSVERLTEAESYSLSCEIEPLSESASNTLKAKKNTGIIKRWSDRQPPSSEPCTSVSSHSKSFDQLKCSPHLCGNDTADSVSVTSAGSSSSDVEEINISFVPESPDCQKKFWESTSLSSLDTSGIGSGSSSASSSSVSSTPVSASRTHKRSVSGISSYSSLSLPLYNQQIDDCCIIRVSLDVDNGNMYKSILVTSQDKTPVVIRKAMAKHNLDGERAEDYELVQIISEERELKIPDNANVFYAMNSGANYDFILKRRGFSKGVKIKHGSSSTLPRMKQKGLKIAKGIF; encoded by the exons AGCTCCACGCAGGAGATCGGAGAAGAGGTGGATGATGGCGTTATCTACAGCATCTCCCTGCGGAAAGTGCAGCTCCACCACGCGGCCACTAAGGGGCAGCGATGGCTGGGGGTAAGCAGGGTACCATCCCCCATGGGCACGGCTGAAGGCGGGCTTGCTGGACCCCGGGACACCACG TTGGAGAGCGAGACGGCGCTGAGTCTGTACGAGACATGCAAGGTGCGGACCATCAAGGCGGGGACCCTGGAGAAGCTGGTGGAATACCTGGTCTCCGCGTTCAAGGGCAACGACTCCACCTACGTCACCATCTTCCTGTGCACCTACAGGGCGTTCGCAACCACTAAGCAGGTGCTGGACTTGCTGCTAAACAA GTTTGGGCGTCTTCACCCGCAGCTGAATGGCGAGCACTCCCACAACAGCATCGACGATCGGCTGGAGCTGAAGAA CACCATCTCCTCCATCCTGGGAGCCTGGCTGGATCAGTACTCTGAAGATTTTCGGCAAACCCCGGATTACGTGTGTCTCAAGCAGCTGATCGCATACGTACGGCACAACATCCCCGGCTCAGACCTGGAGCGCAGAGCTCGCAATCTACTGTCACAGTTCCAGAGGCAGCAGATCAGCGAGCTGGAGCAGGACG TCGTGGACCACACAAGCTGCACGTTCCGCCTCGTGGAAGAGAGCGCCCTCCTGGAGGGGAAGCCGGACTTCTTGTCCTTCCAACAGGACATGGTGGCCGAACAGTTTACAGTCATGGACGCT GACCTCTTTAAGAAGGTGGTGCCATATCACTGCCTGGGTTGTATCTGGTCCCAGAGGGATAAGAAAGGCAAAGAGCACCTGGCGCCCACTATCCGTGCCACCGTCTCGCAGTTCAATAGCGTCACTAACTGCGTCATCTCCACGTGCCTGAGTGACCGCTCACTGAAGCCGCAGCAGAGGGCGAAGGTGGTGGAGCGCTGGGTGGAGGTGGCCCGG GAATGTCGCATCCTGAAGAACTTCTCGTCTCTCCGCGCCATTCTGTCTGCGCTCCAGTGTAACGCCATCCACAGGCTTAAGAAGACGTGGGACGAGGTGTCGCG GGAGAACTTCAGGACGTTCATGGAACTTTCCGAAATCTTCTCCGACGAGAACAACCACTCGTTAAGCCGCGAGCTGCTGATTAAG gagggAACTTCTAAATTTGCAACCCTGGATATTAATCCAAAGAGGGCACAGAAGAGACACCAACAGCAAAGAGAGATG GGAGTCATGCAAGGAACCATTCCTTACCTCGGCACTTTCCTTACTGACCTGGTGATGCTGGACACGGCCATGAAGGACTACTTAGAG GGAGGCCTGATAAACTTTGAGAAGAGACGGAAG GAGTTCGAGGTGATCGCACAGATAAAGCTGCTGCAGTCGGCCTGTAACAACTACAGTTTTATCCCAGAGGAGGCGTTTGCGGACTGGTTTCACAGCGTGGAGCGGCTGACCGAAGCAGAGAG CTACAGCCTGTCCTGTGAGATTGAACCTTTATCTGAATCCGCGAGCAACACTCTAAAGGCCAAGAAAAACACGGGGATCATCAAACGATGGAGCGA CCGTCAGCCTCCCAGCTCCGAGCCCTGCACCAGCGTCAGTTCTCACTCCAAGTCATTCGATCAGCTGAAATGCAGCCCGCACCTCTGCGGAAACGACACCGCCGACTCTGTCAGTGTAACGTCCGCTGGATCAAGCAGCTCCGACGTGGAGGAGATAAACATCAGCTTCGTGCCCGAGTCCCCGGATTGCCAGAAGAAG TTCTGGGAATCAACGTCGCTTTCATCTCTGGACACGTCGGGCATCGGCTCCGGGTCCAGCAGCGCTTCCTCGTCGTCCGTCTCCTCTACGCCTGTCTCGGCCTCTCGGACGCACAAGCGCTCGGTCTCCGGGATCTCCAGTTACTCGTCACTTTCTCTTCCCCTCTACAACCAGCAGATCGATGATTGCTGCATCATCCGGGTCAGCCTGGACGTGGACAATGGCAACATGTACAAGAGCATCCTG GTAACAAGTCAGGACAAAACCCCCGTGGTGATCCGCAAAGCAATGGCCAAACACAACTTGGACGGGGAGCGGGCAGAGGACTACGAGCTGGTCCAGATCATTTCTGAGGAGAGAG AGCTGAAGATCCCAGATAACGCCAACGTCTTCTACGCAATGAACTCAGGAGCCAACTACGACTTTATACTAAAAAGACGCGGCTTTTCCAAAGGGGTAAAAATCAAGCACGGCTCCAGCTCTACACTGCCCCGGATGAAGCAGAAAGGACTCAAGATAGCCAAGGGCATCTTCTGA
- the RALGDS gene encoding ral guanine nucleotide dissociation stimulator isoform X7 yields the protein MKSSTQEIGEEVDDGVIYSISLRKVQLHHAATKGQRWLGVSRVPSPMGTAEGGLAGPRDTTLESETALSLYETCKVRTIKAGTLEKLVEYLVSAFKGNDSTYVTIFLCTYRAFATTKQVLDLLLNKFGRLHPQLNGEHSHNSIDDRLELKNTISSILGAWLDQYSEDFRQTPDYVCLKQLIAYVRHNIPGSDLERRARNLLSQFQRQQISELEQDVVDHTSCTFRLVEESALLEGKPDFLSFQQDMVAEQFTVMDADLFKKVVPYHCLGCIWSQRDKKGKEHLAPTIRATVSQFNSVTNCVISTCLSDRSLKPQQRAKVVERWVEVARECRILKNFSSLRAILSALQCNAIHRLKKTWDEVSRENFRTFMELSEIFSDENNHSLSRELLIKEGTSKFATLDINPKRAQKRHQQQREMGVMQGTIPYLGTFLTDLVMLDTAMKDYLEGGLINFEKRRKEFEVIAQIKLLQSACNNYSFIPEEAFADWFHSVERLTEAESYSLSCEIEPLSESASNTLKAKKNTGIIKRWSDRQPPSSEPCTSVSSHSKSFDQLKCSPHLCGNDTADSVSVTSAGSSSSDVEEINISFVPESPDCQKKVREEQPKDPPAQATERCAPLGFWESTSLSSLDTSGIGSGSSSASSSSVSSTPVSASRTHKRSVSGISSYSSLSLPLYNQQIDDCCIIRVSLDVDNGNMYKSILVTSQDKTPVVIRKAMAKHNLDGERAEDYELVQIISEERELKIPDNANVFYAMNSGANYDFILKRRGFSKGVKIKHGSSSTLPRMKQKGLKIAKGIF from the exons AGCTCCACGCAGGAGATCGGAGAAGAGGTGGATGATGGCGTTATCTACAGCATCTCCCTGCGGAAAGTGCAGCTCCACCACGCGGCCACTAAGGGGCAGCGATGGCTGGGGGTAAGCAGGGTACCATCCCCCATGGGCACGGCTGAAGGCGGGCTTGCTGGACCCCGGGACACCACG TTGGAGAGCGAGACGGCGCTGAGTCTGTACGAGACATGCAAGGTGCGGACCATCAAGGCGGGGACCCTGGAGAAGCTGGTGGAATACCTGGTCTCCGCGTTCAAGGGCAACGACTCCACCTACGTCACCATCTTCCTGTGCACCTACAGGGCGTTCGCAACCACTAAGCAGGTGCTGGACTTGCTGCTAAACAA GTTTGGGCGTCTTCACCCGCAGCTGAATGGCGAGCACTCCCACAACAGCATCGACGATCGGCTGGAGCTGAAGAA CACCATCTCCTCCATCCTGGGAGCCTGGCTGGATCAGTACTCTGAAGATTTTCGGCAAACCCCGGATTACGTGTGTCTCAAGCAGCTGATCGCATACGTACGGCACAACATCCCCGGCTCAGACCTGGAGCGCAGAGCTCGCAATCTACTGTCACAGTTCCAGAGGCAGCAGATCAGCGAGCTGGAGCAGGACG TCGTGGACCACACAAGCTGCACGTTCCGCCTCGTGGAAGAGAGCGCCCTCCTGGAGGGGAAGCCGGACTTCTTGTCCTTCCAACAGGACATGGTGGCCGAACAGTTTACAGTCATGGACGCT GACCTCTTTAAGAAGGTGGTGCCATATCACTGCCTGGGTTGTATCTGGTCCCAGAGGGATAAGAAAGGCAAAGAGCACCTGGCGCCCACTATCCGTGCCACCGTCTCGCAGTTCAATAGCGTCACTAACTGCGTCATCTCCACGTGCCTGAGTGACCGCTCACTGAAGCCGCAGCAGAGGGCGAAGGTGGTGGAGCGCTGGGTGGAGGTGGCCCGG GAATGTCGCATCCTGAAGAACTTCTCGTCTCTCCGCGCCATTCTGTCTGCGCTCCAGTGTAACGCCATCCACAGGCTTAAGAAGACGTGGGACGAGGTGTCGCG GGAGAACTTCAGGACGTTCATGGAACTTTCCGAAATCTTCTCCGACGAGAACAACCACTCGTTAAGCCGCGAGCTGCTGATTAAG gagggAACTTCTAAATTTGCAACCCTGGATATTAATCCAAAGAGGGCACAGAAGAGACACCAACAGCAAAGAGAGATG GGAGTCATGCAAGGAACCATTCCTTACCTCGGCACTTTCCTTACTGACCTGGTGATGCTGGACACGGCCATGAAGGACTACTTAGAG GGAGGCCTGATAAACTTTGAGAAGAGACGGAAG GAGTTCGAGGTGATCGCACAGATAAAGCTGCTGCAGTCGGCCTGTAACAACTACAGTTTTATCCCAGAGGAGGCGTTTGCGGACTGGTTTCACAGCGTGGAGCGGCTGACCGAAGCAGAGAG CTACAGCCTGTCCTGTGAGATTGAACCTTTATCTGAATCCGCGAGCAACACTCTAAAGGCCAAGAAAAACACGGGGATCATCAAACGATGGAGCGA CCGTCAGCCTCCCAGCTCCGAGCCCTGCACCAGCGTCAGTTCTCACTCCAAGTCATTCGATCAGCTGAAATGCAGCCCGCACCTCTGCGGAAACGACACCGCCGACTCTGTCAGTGTAACGTCCGCTGGATCAAGCAGCTCCGACGTGGAGGAGATAAACATCAGCTTCGTGCCCGAGTCCCCGGATTGCCAGAAGAAGGTACGAGAGGAACAGCCCAAAGATCCACCGGCACAGGCCACAGAACGCTGTGCTCCCCTGGGG TTCTGGGAATCAACGTCGCTTTCATCTCTGGACACGTCGGGCATCGGCTCCGGGTCCAGCAGCGCTTCCTCGTCGTCCGTCTCCTCTACGCCTGTCTCGGCCTCTCGGACGCACAAGCGCTCGGTCTCCGGGATCTCCAGTTACTCGTCACTTTCTCTTCCCCTCTACAACCAGCAGATCGATGATTGCTGCATCATCCGGGTCAGCCTGGACGTGGACAATGGCAACATGTACAAGAGCATCCTG GTAACAAGTCAGGACAAAACCCCCGTGGTGATCCGCAAAGCAATGGCCAAACACAACTTGGACGGGGAGCGGGCAGAGGACTACGAGCTGGTCCAGATCATTTCTGAGGAGAGAG AGCTGAAGATCCCAGATAACGCCAACGTCTTCTACGCAATGAACTCAGGAGCCAACTACGACTTTATACTAAAAAGACGCGGCTTTTCCAAAGGGGTAAAAATCAAGCACGGCTCCAGCTCTACACTGCCCCGGATGAAGCAGAAAGGACTCAAGATAGCCAAGGGCATCTTCTGA